The Plasmodium relictum strain SGS1 genome assembly, chromosome: 8 DNA window AGGTTTTGTATTTAACATAATTAAATTTcctgaatttttattaactattTGTGCTttagtatttatttttttatataaatattcattttctcttcttatattattatttaataaataagtatttttataaaaactattttgacttaaattattatttttataattcaaaATAGAGCCTTTCTCTGATTTTAcgtataattttaattcattatttgttttatttgataatttttcAGTGTctacatttttaatataaatataagatTCATTCATTTCCTTTTGGTTATCAGTAATATTTTGtacatttaatttattttttaaatatatcattCTATTTATTATgatattatttgtttttattctgaaaaagaaaaaataatattctatatatatatatgtttcttttaaaaattaattaattctcaataaaaaaaactatattcCTTAAAAGCttaaagatattaaaaataggGCATAGCAATAAATATCGgactaaataattttaagatTTACAAAGAATGTACTATTAATTATAGGATAAAAACATTAATATaagttattattaatataagatattaacaacaaaaaaaattatgttattaataaagtaatataatgtattattataaaaatatatatatgcatataatgaaattttatagtatatatatgtatatatatatatatatatactatgaaaaattgaaaataattcattatacatttttaagtttcttacttaaaaatatcaaggaaaaaaaagttagctaattagatttaaaaaattattatatttatacatatacctatatgatttttttttttttttattgaataaaATTGATAATTCTTAATACATATTGTGCTCGTTTATAATATGAATGTGAAgtagtttttatttaatttttcataataacTAGAACatctatttttctttaaaaatttaatacatACAAGGAGAAAAGacaaaaattttcatatttcgGACTTGTccctttttatttaaaatttatacaataattatcattcaaataatatgataaatatgaaagaaaaaaaaaattaaaaatagtgAATAAACTGTTCGACAACAAAAGTGCACTGAAATGCATTTCGGTCTACATAAGATAAAATGgccatttttattattttaatggaTTGTGCTAAATTCGTATAatactaaaataaaatgaattttatgaaatcttatatattttaaaatatagatatattaattaaaaaaaaaaaaaattataaaaatatgtaatgtATTttgaagaaacaaaaaataaaaaagagataCTGAAAtcaaataagaataattaaGAATACTATATAAGGTATAGTAatcattgaaaaaaaaatttctttctCTATTGTTTggaatatttatgtataaaatcagaaggaaaataattttcatacATAAGCAAATTTATTTGCTTTTGTAATATGCATATaggcatatatatatgtatacgTTTCAACATTTTAGTAAGTTATAAATTCTGTATTGCACAAcatattttacatttattattctttttcacatataattttttataattatatttcattattctagaagtaaaaatatattctcgtaataataaaataactcAAACCATTATCCATTATCTCCTTTAAGaagtttaaatatatttactcCTATGCTACATAGGAGTTTATTTtgctttttattatataattttgaaaaattaagacatatctattaaaataatatattaacatttataaatatgtatttattctatcattttgaaaatacataatattttataaaacgAAATATATATCGTAtattacattttattttttatttctataaaattattttgttattaaaatttttattcctttttacattattttacATAGCAAcaaattatattcatttctatatataaaaaaaaaaaattttttttaaaaaatatatttttttttttttataattaaatttatatttttagataAGTATATAGTTTTTAGTTTAATCCTCCTTCcctccaaaaaaaaaaaaaaataaaataaataaaacttatattttataaataaaaattattttttttatcatatgaaatgttttttaatgaatcttattcatcttcatcttagctttttttcttttttctttttagttaaaatattaaattaaaaatttttttaaaaataaaaacctTTACAAAATTATGAATCTGTTATAATAACTTCCACTTCGACAACTGGATCAATATTAATAGATGTCATTTGAGTAACTACTTCACATTGCGAATATAAATCAATGAGTCTTTTATAAATTCGTAATTCAAATCTATCCCATGTATTTGTTCCTTCTCCACAGGGAGATTTTCTTGTTGTAATTCTTAATGTTTTTACAGGCAATCTTACAGGGCCTGATACATTTAGATTTCTTTCCTTTGCTCCTTTCATAATATCACTACAAACtgtcaaaatataaaaatatattttgtattaagaaataaatatttaatacatATTTGTTTATTCTGTACATGAATACtattaaagtttttttaaaatcctatatgcatatacatttatatattaacttttttactaattataaatatattttttattcaataaaatgcatatttctataattttGTTAAATGTACAATCTTATTTGCATTTCTcactttaaaaatattatttttcttaatttacAAGTGCtcatgaatatatatatatataattttaaatttataaaggaataaaatatataaaaaaaattatatatatactcttttttttttttatcttgtaaatttaaataatacttTAAAGTATTTAAATTACCTTTTTCTATAGctcttaaattttttgaagTTAAAGCGATACGAATACGACGAAGTCTATACTTTTCGCCTTCAATTGCTCCTTTCATTAACTTACTCATCTTGTTTTACTATAAATTtgatatgtataaaaaattgaatattttataaaaaaaaatttttatattaaaatttattccttatagaaatttttataattcgttttttcaataaaacatatttcttttatttgttctttggaacatttttgaaaaatgcaaaaattatttttacaaaagcTCATTAATATGTAAAActtatatgtaaaaattatgaaaaaaaaaaaattaaatatatatatatgtaaaaa harbors:
- a CDS encoding 40S ribosomal protein S20e, putative — its product is MKGAIEGEKYRLRRIRIALTSKNLRAIEKVCSDIMKGAKERNLNVSGPVRLPVKTLRITTRKSPCGEGTNTWDRFELRIYKRLIDLYSQCEVVTQMTSINIDPVVEVEVIITDS